The candidate division TA06 bacterium sequence GGGGAATTGGATTCAGGTTTAAAGAAACAAATTCAAAATGTTTTAGGATTCTGGTATTTTACTACAGGTTTTGGAGGCGAATATCACTTCAACCCTACATTTAGTGTCATTGGAGAATCTGGCTTTCGTATAGCTTTATCTTCTTCTGAAAGAGGATGGGAACGGATCACCGGTGGATAGTGAAAGCAGTTATGGCGCTTATGAAGATGAATGGAAATTGAAAATGGCGGCAGTCGTTGGAATAACTTATGCAAAAGTAGGTTTATGTTATTATTTTGGCGTCACAGGCAAAGAATAATATAGCGTACCTTCGGAATTTCGTAACTTTAATATTTAGGAAATGAGGGCAAAACATCATATAGGTTGCGGTATGAAAGGTAAAAAAACTCTTGCAGAAATAAAGAACGTACTTAAAGAGCATCAACGGGGATTGAGAGCGAGGTACGGAATCAAGAATATCGGCATTTTCGGCTCTTATCTGAGGCGCGAAGCCGGGAATAATAGCGATCTTGACATATTAGTGGAATTTGACCCTAGCGTTGACATCGGACTGTTAAAATTCGTGGAGATCGAAAACTATTTAAGCGGCATCTTTGGCGTCAAAGTGGATCTCGTGGAAAAACCCGCATTGAAACCAAGAATAGGAAGGCGGATATTAAAAGAGGTCATCTATCCGTGAATAGAGAGATTGGCGATTACCTTCAGGATGTGATTGACGCTATGGATAAAAGTGTCGAATTTACCCAAGGCATGAAATTTGAAAAATTCATCGGCGATGATAAGACAGTATTTGCAGTAATTAGGGCCATTGAAATTATCGGCGAAGCTGTTAAAAACATACCCGAGGATGCGAGGAAAGAACATCCCGCGATCCCTTGGAAAAGCTTGGCCGGGATGAGAGACAAGCTTATTCACGCCTATTTTGGAGTTGATCTAAAAAGAGTATGGAAAACCGTGAAGGAAGAAATGCCTCCATTAAAGCCTTTGTTTGGAAAAATGTTAAAGGGACTAAAGAAATGAACCCGTTAAACATCTCAAGCTATTACGTTCATAACATCAAAAATATTTTGGAGATATCATGGATG is a genomic window containing:
- a CDS encoding nucleotidyltransferase family protein, with protein sequence MKGKKTLAEIKNVLKEHQRGLRARYGIKNIGIFGSYLRREAGNNSDLDILVEFDPSVDIGLLKFVEIENYLSGIFGVKVDLVEKPALKPRIGRRILKEVIYP
- a CDS encoding DUF86 domain-containing protein gives rise to the protein MDKSVEFTQGMKFEKFIGDDKTVFAVIRAIEIIGEAVKNIPEDARKEHPAIPWKSLAGMRDKLIHAYFGVDLKRVWKTVKEEMPPLKPLFGKMLKGLKK